From a region of the Oryza sativa Japonica Group chromosome 6, ASM3414082v1 genome:
- the LOC4340670 gene encoding nudix hydrolase 21, chloroplastic, translated as MAAVMVARQGRELQRYSDNTGGRMVVGCIPYRVRGDGGGVEVLVISSQKKGAAAGDVVMFPKGGWELDESVDEAARREALEEAGVLGEIGASLGRWCYRSRRYDATYEGFVFPLRVTDELDRWPEMAARRRSWVSPQQAMDRCPHWWMREALQRFADLFPQPTPLSLL; from the coding sequence atggcggcggtgatggtggcGAGGCAGGGGAGGGAGCTGCAGAGGTACAGCGACAACACGGGGGGGAGGATGGTGGTGGGGTGCATCCCGTACAGGGtgaggggcgacggcggcggggtggagGTGCTCGTGATCAGCTCGCAGAagaagggcgccgccgccggcgacgtggtgATGTTCCCCAAGGGCGGGTGGGAGCTGGACGAGTCCGtggacgaggcggcgcggcgggaggccCTGGAGGAGGCCGGGGTGCTCGGCGAGATCGGCGCCTCGCTGGGGCGGTGGTGCTACCGGAGCCGCCGCTACGACGCCACCTACGAGGGCTTCGTCTTCCCGCTCCGGGTCACCGACGAGCTCGACCGGTGGCCGGAGATGGCGGCCAGGCGCCGCAGCTGGGTCTCCCCGCAGCAGGCCATGGACCGGTGCCCGCACTGGTGGATGCGCGAGGCCCTCCAGCGATTCGCCGACCTCTTCCCCCAACCCACGCCGTTGTCCCTCTtgtag